The Candidatus Methanomethylophilaceae archaeon genome contains a region encoding:
- a CDS encoding AAA family ATPase — MRIAIYGKGGIGKSTISSNLSFSLSSLGKKVLQIGCDPKADSTRFLLKGKAQRTVTEYMMDVPPSRRDLKDVVNIGAGGVMCIEAGGPRPGVGCAGKGIVGMFQTLSKMDVESLGHDFTIYDVLGDVVCGGFAVPMRPEYSDAIIIVTSGEYMSLFAANNILKGSLSFEESRGRIIGIVLNRRGIDGEDRLVESFSESAGIPIICRVGRSEIFRAAESEGLTVSEMYPGSDESKSFRELASLLISFDAGRCVSPTPLTDSQLDRLYSAGALGERGSFDARENKSEQKSAPAAVRPRRIGKGPVSAVLEGAKVSDIPVVIHGTDSCGYTMLSEISSERIKHHSHDKEAFVPSGDNIVCSSMTACSAIFGGNQNLRDVLAPLAEKNDVVLVISTCLPGMIGDDAKRVIDEIADGNPGKRILYVDANRVDSGFDAHIEVIRALSELIDTGIEPMKHCVNVIDDTFIELNKGRNRRYVDSLVSELGLISGPGFLSDCSVRDIIGLRRFGTAVLGDGRRDNLIVKEILESKGIEFMELPLPKGIEETARWIESLSGITGEDYSAAVSRIASEFGSAAARYSPDLEGKSICIVSWDPKEDAWVADALSECGCSIQFRSLGPKSDVRYDVRTDCSMKSVAEAIDAGSFDAVIDMTDSLGNGLRIDSCYTHRSSIDVMRSVWKYLKSSHKQGWKMWGE, encoded by the coding sequence ATGAGAATAGCGATCTACGGCAAAGGCGGCATCGGCAAATCCACCATTTCTTCGAACCTATCCTTTTCTCTGTCTTCGCTCGGGAAAAAAGTCCTGCAGATAGGCTGCGACCCGAAAGCCGATTCGACGAGATTTCTGCTGAAAGGAAAGGCGCAGAGGACCGTCACCGAATACATGATGGATGTGCCCCCATCCAGAAGGGATCTGAAAGATGTGGTGAACATAGGGGCAGGAGGGGTGATGTGCATCGAAGCGGGAGGCCCCCGTCCAGGCGTGGGATGCGCCGGAAAAGGGATCGTCGGGATGTTTCAGACCCTCAGCAAGATGGATGTCGAATCTCTGGGCCACGATTTCACGATATACGACGTGCTTGGCGATGTCGTCTGCGGAGGATTCGCGGTGCCGATGCGCCCCGAGTATTCCGACGCGATAATCATCGTCACATCCGGCGAGTACATGTCGCTGTTCGCCGCCAACAACATACTGAAAGGTTCGCTGTCGTTCGAGGAATCCAGGGGCCGCATCATAGGGATAGTTCTGAACAGAAGGGGGATAGACGGCGAAGACCGCCTGGTAGAGAGCTTCTCCGAATCCGCCGGGATCCCGATCATCTGCAGGGTCGGAAGATCGGAGATTTTCCGCGCAGCAGAGTCTGAAGGGCTGACTGTCTCTGAGATGTATCCTGGCTCTGATGAATCGAAATCGTTCAGAGAATTGGCCTCGCTGCTGATATCTTTCGACGCTGGAAGATGCGTTTCGCCCACCCCTCTGACGGACTCTCAGCTGGACAGACTGTATTCTGCCGGGGCCTTAGGGGAAAGGGGATCTTTCGATGCGAGAGAGAATAAATCTGAGCAAAAATCGGCCCCTGCCGCCGTCAGGCCCCGGAGAATCGGGAAAGGACCCGTTTCCGCTGTCCTGGAAGGAGCGAAAGTATCTGACATACCTGTGGTCATCCACGGGACGGATTCCTGCGGATACACCATGCTGAGCGAGATCTCTTCCGAGCGCATAAAGCATCATTCGCACGATAAGGAAGCGTTCGTTCCCTCCGGGGACAACATCGTATGCTCATCCATGACCGCATGCAGCGCAATTTTCGGCGGGAACCAGAATCTGAGAGACGTTCTGGCGCCGCTGGCCGAAAAGAATGACGTCGTGCTGGTGATATCCACATGCCTCCCCGGGATGATAGGCGACGATGCGAAGCGTGTCATCGATGAGATCGCAGACGGCAATCCAGGGAAAAGAATTCTTTACGTCGATGCCAACCGCGTGGATTCCGGTTTCGATGCGCATATAGAGGTCATCAGGGCGCTGTCCGAACTGATAGATACGGGAATCGAACCGATGAAACACTGCGTGAACGTCATAGACGACACATTCATCGAGCTGAACAAAGGCAGGAACAGAAGATACGTCGATTCTCTGGTATCCGAGTTGGGCCTGATATCCGGCCCGGGATTCCTGAGCGATTGCTCGGTCCGCGACATCATCGGGCTCCGCAGATTCGGCACGGCCGTATTGGGCGACGGCAGAAGAGACAACCTGATCGTGAAGGAGATCCTGGAATCAAAGGGGATAGAGTTCATGGAGCTTCCGCTGCCTAAGGGCATAGAAGAGACGGCCAGATGGATAGAATCGTTGTCTGGCATTACAGGGGAAGATTATTCCGCGGCCGTTTCCAGGATCGCATCGGAATTCGGATCGGCGGCGGCAAGATACTCCCCGGATTTAGAGGGCAAAAGCATATGCATCGTCTCATGGGACCCGAAGGAGGATGCATGGGTGGCTGACGCGCTTTCGGAATGCGGATGCTCCATACAGTTCCGCTCTTTGGGGCCGAAAAGCGATGTCAGATATGATGTCAGGACGGATTGTTCTATGAAATCGGTGGCAGAAGCCATCGACGCCGGTTCTTTCGATGCGGTGATTGACATGACGGATTCGCTTGGGAATGGCTTGAGAATCGACAGCTGCTATACCCATCGCTCCTCCATAGATGTGATGCGGTCGGTATGGAAATATCTGAAATCCAGCCACAAGCAAGGCTGGAAAATGTGGGGTGAGTGA
- a CDS encoding ABC transporter ATP-binding protein, protein MRIDIENMDAGYGSKKILQDIELHLEGPGLTCIIGPNGVGKSTLIKCMNKLLSPMSGSVRINGKDISEMSRKEVSEIISYVPVQSDDVFSMPVFDTVLIGRANKGRWKTSAEDIVRVKKALQVLGLTELSDRPFNELSAGQHQTVAIARGLVQETEILILDEPTSNLDIRHQIFITSLMHEIASAKGVMVIMISHNLNIASMFADRIVMMEKPGRIRQVGTAHEVITAENISEVYNVGCEIVEHQGRPVMLLDQFLYEADGPDL, encoded by the coding sequence ATGAGGATCGACATAGAGAACATGGATGCCGGTTACGGCAGCAAAAAGATCCTCCAAGATATCGAACTCCATCTGGAAGGTCCGGGCCTGACATGCATAATCGGGCCGAACGGCGTGGGCAAATCGACGCTGATCAAATGCATGAACAAACTTCTTTCGCCTATGTCGGGCTCAGTCAGGATCAATGGGAAGGATATCTCGGAGATGAGCCGCAAAGAGGTCTCCGAGATCATCTCATACGTCCCCGTGCAGTCGGACGACGTTTTTTCGATGCCGGTGTTCGATACCGTCCTGATAGGCAGAGCCAACAAAGGAAGATGGAAGACCAGCGCGGAGGACATAGTGCGGGTCAAGAAGGCTCTGCAGGTCCTCGGTCTGACGGAGCTCTCCGACAGGCCTTTCAACGAGCTCTCGGCAGGGCAGCATCAGACGGTCGCCATCGCCAGGGGTCTGGTGCAGGAGACCGAGATACTCATCCTCGACGAGCCCACATCCAATCTGGACATAAGACACCAGATATTCATCACTTCGCTGATGCATGAGATAGCCTCCGCCAAGGGCGTCATGGTGATAATGATCAGCCACAATCTCAATATCGCATCCATGTTCGCCGACAGGATAGTGATGATGGAAAAGCCAGGCAGGATCAGGCAGGTGGGGACGGCTCATGAGGTAATCACCGCCGAGAACATTTCCGAGGTCTATAACGTGGGTTGCGAGATCGTAGAGCACCAAGGGAGGCCGGTCATGCTGCTGGATCAATTCCTGTATGAGGCCGACGGACCGGACCTATGA
- a CDS encoding AAA family ATPase, with amino-acid sequence MPFRESVSRGTMILCRLFGWIKRCQDRDALIFFDDFDDMFHYRTAENAIKYIISRNKAQCIFVTHNTGLVSNDFLRPDCCFIMDQGSLSSLASLTDKDIRRGHNLGKMLREGEFDRVG; translated from the coding sequence ATGCCGTTCAGGGAATCCGTTTCGAGGGGCACGATGATATTGTGCCGCCTTTTCGGCTGGATAAAGCGCTGCCAAGACCGTGACGCGCTCATATTCTTCGACGATTTCGATGATATGTTCCATTACAGGACGGCGGAAAACGCGATAAAGTACATAATCTCCCGCAACAAAGCCCAATGCATATTCGTCACGCACAACACGGGTTTGGTATCCAACGATTTCCTCCGCCCGGACTGCTGCTTTATCATGGACCAGGGAAGCTTGAGTTCCCTGGCGAGCCTGACGGACAAGGACATCAGAAGAGGGCATAACCTCGGGAAGATGCTCCGCGAAGGGGAGTTCGACAGGGTCGGTTGA
- the dnaJ gene encoding molecular chaperone DnaJ: MPRDYYEVLGVDKNADADAIKKAYRNLAKKYHPDVSTEPKEVAEAKFKEISEAYEVLSDPEKRSLYDQYGFEGVNQQFGQGGFTWDNFTHADDISDIFGDLFGDLFGGGRRSRGGSGRGSGSQGESLRYDLEITLKEVLEGKKANIDVPHTVLCESCKGTGGKDGKVSVCGKCGGSGQIQSVSRTPFGNMVSVRDCPECHGTGKSSAEKCPQCRGTGRVNKESHISLNIPKGADDGMRLRVSGEGNAGYNGGAPGDLYVVIHVKQDKKFERDGDNLWTGIVTTYPKLVLGGEETVETLEGEKALLTIPPGTQVGSVLRISGKGLPRVNSSFRGDLLVRVTIDVPKRVSEEERELLKKLDESAGSKKASGGRKRKSTLREKLDDIIN, translated from the coding sequence ATGCCGAGAGACTACTACGAGGTGCTCGGCGTCGACAAAAACGCCGACGCTGACGCCATCAAGAAGGCCTACAGGAATCTGGCGAAGAAGTACCATCCTGACGTTTCCACCGAACCCAAGGAGGTCGCCGAAGCCAAGTTCAAGGAGATATCCGAGGCCTACGAAGTGCTCTCGGATCCAGAGAAGAGGAGCCTGTACGACCAGTACGGCTTCGAAGGCGTAAACCAGCAGTTCGGGCAGGGAGGATTCACCTGGGACAACTTCACCCACGCCGACGACATAAGCGACATCTTCGGAGACCTTTTCGGAGATCTGTTCGGCGGCGGAAGGCGCAGCAGAGGCGGCAGCGGCCGCGGCTCCGGGTCCCAGGGGGAATCCCTCAGGTACGATCTGGAGATCACCCTGAAAGAAGTCCTCGAAGGGAAGAAGGCTAACATCGACGTGCCCCACACCGTGCTGTGCGAGTCCTGCAAAGGGACCGGCGGCAAGGACGGGAAAGTCTCCGTCTGCGGCAAGTGCGGTGGCTCCGGGCAGATCCAATCCGTATCCAGGACCCCGTTCGGGAACATGGTCTCCGTCAGGGACTGCCCCGAGTGCCACGGAACCGGGAAGAGCTCCGCGGAGAAGTGCCCGCAATGCCGCGGTACCGGAAGGGTGAACAAAGAATCCCACATCAGCCTCAACATCCCCAAGGGAGCCGACGACGGCATGAGGCTGAGGGTGTCCGGCGAAGGCAACGCAGGATACAACGGCGGAGCCCCCGGAGACCTTTACGTGGTCATCCACGTGAAGCAGGACAAGAAGTTCGAGCGCGACGGGGACAACCTCTGGACCGGGATCGTCACAACGTATCCCAAGCTGGTCCTCGGGGGCGAAGAGACCGTCGAGACCCTGGAAGGGGAGAAGGCCCTTCTCACGATACCTCCGGGGACCCAGGTCGGATCCGTCCTCAGGATATCCGGCAAGGGGCTTCCGAGAGTCAACTCGTCCTTCAGAGGCGACCTTCTGGTCAGGGTCACCATCGATGTCCCCAAGAGGGTCTCCGAAGAGGAGCGCGAGCTTCTGAAGAAACTGGACGAGTCTGCCGGCAGCAAGAAGGCCTCCGGCGGAAGGAAGAGGAAATCCACCCTCCGCGAGAAGCTGGACGACATCATAAACTGA
- a CDS encoding iron ABC transporter permease: MRSDGQADYAKKAAAIWASEDDLDASDSRAAIADYHVSEMRKLLFTFICVVAAVVVASLSITYGTMGIGFFDCYAIIWDHITGNIDDKLLDYIVVDERLPRIAAALITGAGLAIAGCVMQSVMKNPLADPYTTGISSGAGFGATLAITLGLTIVGGNYSIVVNAFVFSLVPMAIMLAVGKLKKASPTMMIMAGIAVMFIFNSFSTVLKLHANPDALALLYSWTVGTVADCTWSEIPIMAAVTAAGIILTQMLSRKLNILATGDDNAKAMGLDVENMRILLLLLISLVVATVVSFTGLIGFVGLVAPHVCRIFVGADNRYLVLSSAMFGAVLLEVADFIGRTVIAPATLQVGVVTAFIGGPMFLYLILRQKRSVW, translated from the coding sequence ATGAGATCCGATGGACAGGCAGACTATGCGAAGAAGGCTGCGGCGATATGGGCGTCAGAGGACGATCTGGATGCATCAGATTCGAGGGCCGCCATCGCCGACTACCACGTATCCGAGATGCGCAAGCTATTGTTCACGTTCATCTGCGTGGTAGCCGCCGTGGTCGTCGCAAGCCTGTCCATCACCTACGGGACGATGGGCATAGGTTTCTTCGATTGCTATGCCATCATCTGGGACCACATCACAGGAAATATCGATGACAAGCTTCTCGACTACATTGTGGTCGATGAGCGCCTTCCCAGGATCGCAGCGGCCCTCATAACCGGCGCCGGTCTCGCCATAGCAGGATGCGTGATGCAGTCGGTCATGAAGAACCCGCTCGCCGATCCTTACACTACCGGGATATCGTCCGGGGCTGGGTTCGGAGCGACTCTCGCCATCACGCTCGGGCTGACGATCGTAGGCGGGAACTACTCCATCGTCGTGAACGCATTCGTCTTCTCTCTCGTGCCCATGGCGATCATGCTGGCTGTCGGCAAACTGAAGAAAGCGTCGCCGACCATGATGATAATGGCGGGGATAGCCGTGATGTTCATCTTCAACTCCTTTTCCACGGTGCTGAAGCTCCATGCGAACCCGGATGCGCTGGCATTGCTCTATTCGTGGACGGTCGGCACAGTCGCGGATTGCACATGGTCCGAGATACCGATCATGGCAGCGGTCACCGCAGCGGGCATAATACTTACGCAGATGCTTTCGCGCAAGCTTAACATCTTGGCCACCGGAGACGACAACGCAAAGGCGATGGGACTCGACGTGGAGAACATGAGGATACTGCTGCTGCTTCTGATATCTTTGGTAGTGGCAACGGTGGTCAGTTTCACAGGGCTCATAGGGTTCGTGGGATTGGTGGCGCCCCATGTGTGCAGGATATTCGTCGGAGCGGACAACAGGTATCTGGTATTGTCGTCGGCGATGTTCGGTGCGGTGCTGCTGGAGGTAGCTGATTTCATAGGCCGCACAGTGATCGCGCCCGCGACGCTGCAGGTGGGTGTCGTGACGGCGTTCATAGGCGGACCGATGTTCCTGTATCTCATATTGAGGCAGAAGAGATCGGTTTGGTGA